The DNA window AGGTACAAGCTTTTCCAGAATCCAATTGTTCAAAGGAGTTGTCCTGTTCTACCATAAATTGGTCATGTTCACTACATTCCTTCAATCGTGATGAATGTCTGCAGTTTGTCTCAGCATCAGATGTACTGCATTCCCTGCTACTCTGATACCGACCGTTAGGATTGGGTGACTCAATTGCAGTACCGCAAAACGAAGATATTGAATTAACAATTGATCTGTATGAAGGATGACATGTGTTCAACACTGTAACAACGGAATGAAGATCGACCTGACCATAATAATGACATGGAGGGTCACCCTCACATGAGTCAATCCTGCAAGTCCAGAAGATGCTTTGTTTATTAATGCAGCAAGAAGTAACTACCAGATACATACAGGATTGATCAGAGCATAAACATGTCTCACTTACTAAATCAGGGTGTCGCAAATTTCCTTGTTTTATTCCAGAGAATCTTAATACAATATAGCTTTCCTTCTTAGCAAACAGTGCTAGTCTATACTATAGCACATAAACCGTATTTTTATTGTGGTCTCATACAACATCAAGGTATGCTCTACCTAGCATGCCGAAAGTCAAACCATTGCTAATTCCACAATGTATTACTAGGCTCACATGCCACCAGCAGCTAGTATAGAAAGAATCATATGATTGTTGCAGACTTGCAGCTTATGTGTTCTATGGACAGGTGCCACCCAGAAGAAACAAGACAAATAGAACATCGTACGTAAAGCTCATAGACAAGAAAAATGCTAAAGCTTATATCATTGTTCCTAGATCCTAAGGTGACTTCATATCTGAAGAGCAGAGCACTAGAGCAATGTAATCGTCACACTTATATTTCCAACGGTACATGAGGGCAATATAGCAGAGGGATATACATGTAACACCAGAGTTAGGGATCGATGACAACTTACACCAAAAGATAGCCGCAAGTGCCGAAGTATAGTCGGCCATGTGGATCGATTCCAAGAACCTCTGCTCCTCTCATAGGACCTGCCATATTTCTTGATCCATCATTCTTCTGTATTACACATTCAGGACAATACCAATCACCTTCAGGCAATAGATCCTCCACCACCCCCACACATTTTGAGTGAAAGGCAGCTGGACAGCCATCGCAGCACAATAAATTACCATCCATGCCACAAAGATAACATTCATCACTGTTACCGTCATCCATTTCATCAGAGCCTTCTGGAGACTGGGAAGCATCCGCTGCACCCTTGGCAGAAGAGCCCCTCTTTTTTCTTCTTAAACCAGTGCTTCTGAAGCCCTCATCATTTCCATCCAACTCTGACATCCTTGACCGTATAGCCCCAATCTCCAGAACATCATCAGAGAGTGCACGCAGGAGCTCGAGTTTCACCACTGCAGGCTGCCTATAGTACTCTGTACTCAACAGCTTTAAGTCTGTAAGCTTCATACCATACCTCAATTCTGTACCCCTGGTTAGCAAGTATTCAGCAAGATAGATTGGCCAAGTTGCTAGGTCTAACAGCTCCCAGTTAAGATTCCTACAAAGACAATAGTGGGTAACTTGAGAAACATGTTTTTCATCACGTAAAGCTCTCTAAGCTCAGGATACAGAGAATGGCATTTTACCTAATGCAGTGTACTGCCGACGGGTCTCCTTCATTGGCGAAATCTTCCAGCTGGCTCTTGAGAGCTCGCAACAGAGCAAAATGCACCCAGTCAATCAAAGGATTGACATACGCGCAATGCAGCGCAGCAACAAATGTGTCCAGTGGAAACGGGCTCAGGAACAGTTGCCTGCTAAATGACCTTAAGCAGGAGTAGACTTGAAAGACGTCGAGGACAGGGAGGCCGCCCAAATCCAAACCCTGCGATGACGGTGGCAGGTCCGGCTTCAGTGGCAGCACAGGCTTCGGCGGCGGTTTCGTCACCGCGGCTTCCTCCAAATCCCTGGAGACAGACCGATAGCGTCCACTTCCATTTCCACGAGGACGCTTCCTCCCAGACTGCTGCGGCGTCGAAGCAGCggccgcctcggcctcggcggcCTCCGCAGCGGCCGCTACAGCAGCCGCGGCCTCCATCTcagccgcccgctcggccgcctTCGCCTGGCGCGCGCTCCGCCGCAGCGGTCTGGACGACGACACGGGCCCTGGACTGACCCTCCGCTTCTTCTCCGCGGCCGGAGCCGCCaccccgctcgcctccgccggcGTCACGGGCTCGACTTCCGCATCCTCCAACGACCCTCCGCCCACGGGGACAGCCAGCACCACGGCGTCCCCCGTGGCCGGGGACGGGGACTCCtcgtccccgcggcggcgcttcttCGGCCGCCTCCCCGCGGCGTCCCGCGGCGGCGTCCGCTGCAGCGCCTCCGGCATCGCGGGGCCGACGAGTATCTCGGCCATCTCGTCGGCGTCGACCTCCTCCGAGTCGCCGTCCTCGTAGAGCACGCGGAAGTAGCCCGCGTCGGCGTCGTACGACTCCACGACGCCGGAGTAGGTCCCGAACCCCGGGAACGCCTTCCTCACCGCCCTCCCCACCAGCGCCTCCATCCCGCCGCCCACCCCCCCGCGCGGAATTCCTAGGGTTTGGGGCGCGGGGAGGCCAGCGCGGAGGCGGatcgggcgcggcggccggggtaCGGGCGGGATCGGCGGGCGATTAGGGCTTGCGGGGGCCGGGAATTTTGGGCTCGCTGGCGTCCGCAGGGGAGGGGGGAAGGGGAAGGTGggtggaggaagaggaaggggaggagaggcGTGTTATATCGCTCGCTCGGGTTTCAGAGCTGCGAGTCCTTTCGGTTAGTAGTAGACTCTCTTCTGCGGAAGAATGGCTGAATGGGTTTGTGTGTGTAGAGTACGGCGGGTTTTGGGAGGGAAAATCTTTGGCTCCACCGTGACACGGGAAGTGCCTTCGTTTGATTTGAAATGGAAATATGGATGGAGCACGAGTCCACCGGAGAGTACTCAGACAGAATTTTGCTATTCCGGCGCTGTGGGTAAAGAGGTGCACGCGCTTTGTTGCCTAGAACGGTCGTGTTGCTAAACACTTTGCCCTCGGTCAATAGCGTTGCTAACAAACTTATCCTCTCGTGCCAATTATATACTCAAATGCTTAGTAAATTCTACTTTTCTAGTTCCAATGCGTATGCATTTATTGAGaatttagaaaactaaataAACAACACGATTTCAATTACAATTGTTATAGTAATTAGGGGCAACAACATCTTTTTTGGGACGAAGGGAAGGGAGTACATACACGGAAAGGCTAAATGCCTCATATATTATTCTCTTCTTAAAAGAACATATGAAGAGTTTATAAACATGGTCTATACGTGGAGGAGGTTCTTGGTTACTGGTGGGTTCATCAACTTCTTCATGACACCATCATCTTCTCTAGTGAAGGACTTTTTCATTGACGTTATTATCTTAGGTAAAGAATTACCGGGCTTATGTAAACCCAGGAAAGATTAACAAGAGCGTGGGTGGCAGCCTCGAGAAGAAGGTCCGGATAAGGATGTTAGAAATGGATAAAAACGTGTAACGGACGAGATCAAGGTGGATCGAAAGAAAGTTGTTCATATGGGATGTTTAAATCTTTGAGTCAGATTGAGTAGGGAACGGCTCTGATAGTGTTTCTGTACTGCCTCCTTCTAAGCTAAATAATCTGCGTTTCCAAATTTACGCAGTTTTTTTTAATTTCTTAAAAATTATTTTAGCTTGGTTTACTTGATGATGGAACATTAGGCCGAAGAATTCGGTGCCTGCTAGGCGAATAGACATAGACTCAAGATCACCACAGTACTGAACGCGGTCCGCTGATCTTTGTTACCCGCAAAGAAAAAAGGTTGATCTTTGTTAGGTACCGGCATGTGTAGTAAGTTCAATAGCCGTTGCAAATTCGAAAGCAGTAGGGTCGATGGCGTTCTGTCCGCTCCCGCCACCTCTCTCCAGTTTCCCCGCCAAGGGCAAACTCTGTTCAAACTTCAAACCTGCGGCGCCGTGCCGATATGCTCTCATCCTGGAAGCCCCTGTGAAGAATCAAAAGGACATACCGCCTTGTTTGGAGAAAAAGATCACGATTCAACAACTTCATGTCAATAGAGTTGCACACGAATGATTGTACGATATCCGGCCGTCCAAGCCTCGGAGTTCGGACCCTAGTTTGATCTGACGGATACAACACCTGGTTTCCTAGCCAAGTTCAGCGTTCGACCTGAATACAACAGGTCCCGATGATCCCATGAGCCCATCGGCGCCATTTCTCGAAGAAACAACCCATGAAGAATCCGACAGAAATGTATTTCAAAAAAAGAATCTGACAGAAACTACTCTGAAGGGCGGCCTGGACTGACCGCTGAAACAACACTATGCAATCGCAGGATAAAAACCACCACTTTTCTGCAATTGACAACTGCATACATCTATCCAATCATTTACAAGAAACACGCACCAGAACATCCATCAGATGAACGCCCATATGAACATCACCGTTTGCTTGCCATACCCATGATATCCCACTGACAAAGGGTCAGATTGTCCTAAGCCCCTATAACTCAGCACACCACACAGGATGATAGAACAAGTTCTACTTACATATGTACTATATAAATTAGCCTCCTCAGCATCCAGAGAGCGGCTGCGAGCCTCTTAAAAAAGCACACAGCACCAGACGCCCAGGGCTCAGCACTAGACGTAGCACGCCCATAAACAATTGGCTGATGAGCCCAGCGTCACTTCACATGGGAGTCGTAGACATCGAAGACAGACTCTGGGATGACGGTGGGCAACTTGTCTATGTACATGAAGAGTCGCCTCAGGTTCTCTCTTCGGACTGTCGCCATGTCGACGATGTCCCTGTTATCCGTGTATATCCATAGGTCAGCAGAGTTTACCCTCTTGAGGCTGTCGCGGCAGAACGGACAGGACTGGGATCTTGACCTCCTGCGGCAATATCATAACAGGCTTAGACCAACACATATTATACAGTTGAATAAAGAAGAAATTCACTAAAAGAATCTGAAAGTTATTATTGTAGGCTAGATTGTGATGGTCAGATTGACACTAACAAACCACATACTAGTTCTGCTTCTGCATTGACACGTTACTAGCACACACAAAGAATGGCAATTGTCCTTATTCGGCTTGATGTAACATTACAGGCCTATTTGGTTACTAACTATATTTGTCACACCTAAATTTAGTTCTAAAGAAATCAATGGGAGAATCAGAAAGATATCAAACTTTGTAGGCTAGATAGTGATTATCAGTTTGACACTAACAAACCACATGCTAATTCTGCATTGAAATATTAACACATACAGACAAACAAAAGAATGATCATCGCCCTTATTTGGCTTCATGGTACATTTCCAACAAAAGAACACTTTCAGCAGGCATAAAGATGAGTGCTAGTTCTTCAAGCATCAGGGAACAAAAATATATCTCTTCTGTCCAATTATTAATATTATAAGCCGATAGCCTGGTCCCTAGCCCCAGCCCCCAGGTAAACTACTATTCAAAAATTCACCAAAAAAGAGAAGGCCTTTTGCCCTTCAtataaatttatttaggttttgTCTTGTTTCTAAATAATGGAAAACCTACACCCAAACAAAAGCAGGATATGACATGGCATGTTCTAACTTGCAAGAAAACAAGCTGAGTGGACATCTCATGCAAAACACTCTAGAATCACCAAATCATAAGAACAACATCGGACAAATATAGACTTGTGGCAAGAAATTTTGGCGTCAGTTCAGTCCTTTGTGTCCTTAAATTCAGAACTAACCAAGAGAAGTCCAACACACATGGGTCTTGGCCTCCTGTAGACATCACCACACAATGTTGGTCCAAACTTGCTGCCTATCTGTGTTTTTTTTTAATAAAGGCTGCCCATCTAGGTACAAAAATAAATTGATCTCTATCTACCTTTTGGCTGCCTTGCGCTTTGTCAATACCAGTATTGTCATTTTATTTCTTGTAATCTACATTAGCGGATTATTATCCAAGTCTGCAGTATTCATTCCTGATTTCAGGTCTCATGGCAAAATGTATGCTGAAAACAATTGACATTCCTGATTTCAGGTCTCATGGCAAAATGTATGCTGAAAACAATTGAAAAAAAAGGCAGGGATGAAGTGAACAGTGAGGTTTCTAGTTCTTCCTCAAAACTCTACTTCTGATGCATAGACCGTAGGATTATGATCATTATACGCAGAGCGACTACACATCATCAAAGAGCAAGAATGACAGCTGATTTTAATTGGCTGTAAAAGAAATCTGCTGCAAGGTTTTTTCGCTACAGTTTGTTGCCCAGCTAATCTCATGTGAAGATGAGACAGCAGCTTATGGAACACAGCAGCATAATAATGACAGCAGCTGGCAAAGCAAAGTTGCAGTTAGGGTCATGATTTAGAACTAAGAGTTCATAAGGGTCAATGATCCTGTAATATAGTAGGTAGCTCAGGGCAAGCAGGAAATGACCCTGTAGCTATCTACCAAGTAGCCAGATAAACAAAATGGCACTTCTTTTTCAGATTGGTACTAATAAATTCATATATTGATGACACATCCAGCTTATAGACATGTGTATCTAAGCACTATTGCAATACAAAAGTAATTATTTCACATATTGAATGCATGACATTTCATTGAGCGGGCAAAAACACTTTATTGTCACAAGAACAGAATAACTAAAATATTCCAAAAGACTTCAGAAATGGGAGTGCAAATTTGTACCAGTCACGATAGCATTTAATGCACATAGCATGGCTACAAGTTGGAAGAACAACTTTGGTGTTTATCTCCATACATATGCCACATTCCTCCTCTATATTATCGTCAATCTCTGATATCACCATTTCCGGATCCTCGTCTCGTTTTTTATACCTCTCTATACATATTGCTTTCTGTTTCTTATCCTCTACTTCATTGATTCCTTCATGTAGTTGCATCAAAGAAGGAAATATGACAGCTGCCAAAACCAACAAGACCTAATGAACAAGCAATTAAAGATAATAATGGTGCAAAGCAAATGTTGTTCAAAAGATTCCGAAAGATATGCACTATACCATAAAATTCCCTGATGCTTGCTTTTCTTTCATGAGTAGACATGGTGGTTGTCCCATCAGCATAAACCTGCACGTTCAATATATTTTTTCATGTTAACCTAAGTACTAACCCACCATAAAAATGGACAGAAACTTGGTTCTAAGACAGAAGCGTTGGCCAACCTTATAAATTAGAATCCTCAACAGCCCAAGTGCACCAGCAAGGCTGCAATCTGTCCACTGcacaagaaaaaggaaaaaatggGCAGCAGGGCAATATGCCATCCTCATCTGAAGGGTGGCGCCATCATATTCCCTCCGAAATTCAGAAGCACTGCATTTTTACAAACAAAATTATTAGCAATGAATCGTCTGGAAGGTACTAAAGTCATTGCTAAACCTAAATCATGACTTGCCAGACCAACTCATACACATAGGGTGGCAAACAACCCATGAATCATAGTTCAATTCACTATTAAATATTTGCCCTCATGGTATCTTGTGGACAACTAATTCCATCACAAATCCCAAAGGGGAATCTCATTCTAGGTGTCACAATCAAGAACGTATCATATCTAATATACCATTATGATAGGGACCAATGAACCAAGGTGACTAGCTGCATCCCACCACATGGTCTAACTGCTAACCCATGCCACTCAAGATCTCAATTAGCACAGcaattttgttttctttttttataaaaaataacACGTCAATTAGTGGTAAGATACTAGTACCAACACGCTCAGTGTCCCAGCTCAAAACACTTAGGAACAGCCGAACAGGAACATGTCAAACGATATTAATTGATGATCTCTCAGCTGGAGCTGAACAGCGATCCGTCAATAGCATACGACAAGAAAGGGGAGGCATGAGATGAGCTCACTACTCACAGCGAGTTGGCGTGCTGGATGTCGGCCTCAAGCACCTTGAGCGAGTCCCTGAACGACCTGCCCATGAAGACCGCCTCCGGGAAGCACACCAActccaccgccgcgccgccgcgaccATCCAAATCCAGACCTCCTCCCCTGCTCTCGCCGCCCAAAGCctcccccaaaccctagcgcccccGCTCCTCCCGATCCGCGCGCCGGAGCGCCCCCAAAAATCCCAATCGCTGCACGGGCTCGCGCGGCTGAAGTAGCAGTGGTTAGCGGCGAGGCCATTTAAAGCTCACGCCCTCTCGCTTTCATCCCGTCGGGTGCCTTGCGTGCACGGGAGGGAGCGCGGGGGAGCTGAGCAGTGAGACGGCCCAGCCCCACTGACGCGTGGGGGCTGGTGGCGCGGACCCACCCGTCGGTGAGGTTCGGTAGGGTGGCGATAGGGTGGGGTGGGGTCACGGAAGGTTGCCACGTACGTTTCTGGAAGGTGCGGTGCGGTCGCTACTCGCTAGCCATGTCCGTTTTGGTTTCGTCCCCACCCGGCTGGAAAGTCTTTATACGAGCGAAGTACACGTAATCATGCTGTACGGGGACAATTTGTAAGATAATCAGGTGGTGTTACTGTACAAATGACTAGACCACCGACTGTAGCTGACAGGAAATACGATTTCATCCTGCTTCTTTTGGTGTTTTCTGGAACGATAAAATGAACGCGATGGTTGCAGCTGTATCCTCCATAGATTTGAGATTGTCAGTTGATAGTTTGTGATTCAGATAAGACTTTATTTAAAACAGTTGCTAGTACGCAACAGATCTGTTGATTGCTGAATACATTACCAACATGATCCCAGGATTAGTTTCTAGTGGAGTTGCATGAGTTCGTGTAAAGGAGATAAGGTGAAATACAAGTAAAGTGACATGCTTTTGCCCCCTGCCTTCTCAGCACGAAGCATGATGGAATCATGAGAGCTGTCTGTCTGCTTCTATCAGTGAAAgccctctttctttctttcaacCACCCGGCTCAATTGTCAGCTGAGCAGATTACCAAACGCCAGTACATGATAACATATGGACAGTTAATTCAGGTACCACATTCCACGGACCACGGTTCAACGCTCAACACCTTACCAAAATGGGGTCAGGTGAAAACAGACGATCGCATGCATAGCATCCTGATCGACAGATCGATGCAGTTTTGACCGAGACCTATATCAATATCACAACAGTAGTTTAAGCTCAACAGCAAGATAGGATACTTGAACATCAGGCTTTAAATCGGCCTCGTCGGGCTTCTTCTATCTTGATTCTGCCTCTTTTATTGCACGGATAAGATGGGTGATGCGGTACTGGAGCTTCTCGTTCTCCATGATTAGCTTCTTGTTCTACAAGGTTCATGAGACGAGTTGCGGTTATACAGATGTCAACAGTTGTATGATGGCGACAGTTTGAAGCGAAAGGGATTGATTACCTTCTCTTTTTCGGTCAGGCATTCTGCACTAACTGCGTCTAGCTTTGACTGAAGATCTTTCATGGCAGAAGAACTCGTCTCTGATCCGTTGTTCAGGACATCTAGTAAATCATGTAAAGAAGGAAATAAACACCTCCTCTGACCTCTCAGCAACAGGAGCACGCATGGAACAGCAAAACCATAGCAATTTACCTATGTTGGACAGCAAGGCTTCCAGCTTTGCTATGCGTATCTGCGGGACAAAAGGGAACAACTATAAATTTAGGAAAGATAACATCAAGGCAACCACCTGTACAAACTAAGCATTCGTGTAGCCACTCTGACCAAGCATGATAAGGTTGCCACAGGCTTCCATGTGGCTGGTCAATACATCACATCACAGTGACTTTTGATAAAGAAACGTAAGAGACAGCAACCCACAAAGTACACAGTAGACCAGTAGTTATCCACAGACCATAGCCAGCGAGGTAGCCGGGTAGGTGATATTGCAATTGAAGAACAAATGGTCCATGATAGCCCCTAGCCTGGCAGGTAATACTGCAGTACAAAAAACATGCTAGGTCGCTAAGCATGTGTTTGGTTGCTGGGTCCAACTGGGTCGGGACAGGTTCGACCCAGTTGGACCCGCGTTTGGTTTGAAGGTCATCTGGGTTGGGTTCATCCCAAAGGGGAATATCCCCTCCAGAAGCGGGTTGGTTTGGTCCCTCGAAATCGAGCGAACCAAACGAACCCACTTTGTTCCTGTCCGCCCGTCATCTCCTCCGTCAGTTCGCGAGCGCGGGCGTGTAGGCAGGGGGGGTCTGGCGGTGGCAGCATAGCCGGCGCGAAGCTAGGCCGTGGCGAGCCGGGAAGGGGCGACATGGAGCTGGGCGACGGCGAGCCGCAGCAGGACTGGCAGGGAGCTGGGTGACAGCGGCCGGTGCAGGGGCGGCGTCGACTAGCGCCGAGCTCGAGCAGCGGCCGGGACAGGggccgcgcggcggccggggttGGGGCGGCGCCGACGAGCATGCCGCGGCCGGGCAAGAGGCGGCGGCTGGGGAAGGGGGAGCGGGAATGGGCAGGTCCGGTGACGAGAATAGGCAAGGGCGGTGGCTCTGAGCCTGCCATGGCCGGGCatggacggcgcggcgcacggcccgCGGCTCGGGCAGGGACGCTGTCGCTGAGCGCTCCGCGGCCGGGGAGGGACGGCGTGGGCGCGGCCCGCGGCCCAGGCAGGAGCGGCACCGCCGAACGTGCCGCGGCCGGGGAAGGGGTTGTGCCGCTGAGCCTGTGGTGGCCGGGAAGGGGCGGCGGGAAGGTGCAGGGGCGGGGGAAGGGGCTGCAGGAGAAGGCTcaaggagggaggaggaagaaggtaaggagaaaaaaaagaatattccgaggctgacaggtgggctcCACCAATAACTGTTGCTAGCGGTGTTAAATTCTCATCCATCTCACCTCACTCAACCCCTGCAACCAAACAGAAAATTGGGTCGGACCAATCCTTTGTAACCAAACACGAAATGGGTTGGACCCAACCCAGAAAATAGAGATGGATCCGACCCAACCCACTTGGTCCCAGAATCAAACACATGCTAAGTTAGGCGCTTGTGTTGGCAGTATGGGTGGCTTGTGGTGGCAGTATGGGCGGAAGGTCTTCAAAGCAGTGGTACATGGGAAGGGACCAAAATTTTTTTAGGACAAAACCAAGCGAACAAAATCAAAGAGGTAGTGCCCAGGCTAGGAAAGATCAAAACGATGTTATTTGATGGTATCAAATGAGTTTTCTCTAAAGCAATTGTCTTCTCTTGCTCTCAAGGCCGTGCCTAACGTGGTCCTAGATTTGTGTTGGAAAATCCAGTGATTTCTCTCTTTCCAAACATTCCAAATCAGGCGGATAGCAAGGAAATGACCAAAGATTATTAAGTTTATATAACATCTGACTTCCTCCACAGCTAGAA is part of the Panicum hallii strain FIL2 chromosome 2, PHallii_v3.1, whole genome shotgun sequence genome and encodes:
- the LOC112880478 gene encoding E3 ubiquitin-protein ligase AIRP2-like; translation: MGRSFRDSLKVLEADIQHANSLASEFRREYDGATLQMRMAYCPAAHFFLFLVQWTDCSLAGALGLLRILIYKVYADGTTTMSTHERKASIREFYAVIFPSLMQLHEGINEVEDKKQKAICIERYKKRDEDPEMVISEIDDNIEEECGICMEINTKVVLPTCSHAMCIKCYRDWRSRSQSCPFCRDSLKRVNSADLWIYTDNRDIVDMATVRRENLRRLFMYIDKLPTVIPESVFDVYDSHVK
- the LOC112880479 gene encoding uncharacterized protein LOC112880479, with amino-acid sequence MAADNSRATAALDEALKPFQERASEAEIRIAKLEALLSNIDVLNNGSETSSSAMKDLQSKLDAVSAECLTEKEKNKKLIMENEKLQYRITHLIRAIKEAESR